The genomic interval AGGTGGTCGTGTCACTGCTAATATTGTCAGAGATTGGAAGTTCTTACAGCTTCACAAGTCTACTATATCTTGGTGAGTAGCGCAGaaaatagtgtttttatagcAAGATAAACGTACAAGACACCATATAAACCAGTTGTGACTATACATTTAACAAGTCTTATATTTCTTCCACAGGATTTCTCTGCGCCCACACTTTGCCAGCATTGTACCAAAGATATGAGATAGAGGTTGACCACCTAGCCGCAAGGGGTAGTGAAGACATCAAGAGGTTCTACAAGAGGATTGATTCCAATTTCCTGAACAAAATACCAAGAGGCCCTGTCAAGACAAAAGTTAAATAAAATATACTCCCTGAGGATACATCAATAGTTCCCTTGAAAGGATGCATGGATGGACCTATCATAATTTGCAACAGGATGTGTGAACACAATCCCACAAATGCGAAAAAGTAACTCCATTTGAGCTTGGAGAATTCAGATCTGACTGCTAGCATCCAAATGTACCTATCAATGTGTGATACAAGCATATTTTCATGACTTCAACAATCAATATGAAATGGACACTAATGTTGTAATCTCAACAAAGCATATGTTACCAAGAATTGAGTGGTGGTTTCTCTTTCAATTGTGACACCATGGGTTTGTTTTTAAGTACAAAGTGTACAACAAATAAAAAAGCGTCCAATATGGGCTCAGCAAGAAAAATAGTTAACATCGCCCGATTCATCATTCAATGTCTTCTCACATGTAAAATGCTGGCGCTATGTGTTTTACTAGCATACATGTGGAGTCCTTGGAATTAAACATTGCACGAGTTATATGAAAAGATTCATTTGTACCTTCTATGGTTGTGGAGAATCATCCCAAATCTGCTGTAGAATATGACCATATTTGATACATCAGAGCCCTTGGCTCTTTCTTATTTCAGTAGATGAAATATCTATGCGAAACTTTTCCTCCGGAATGGAGATGAACATGTCTCTCAGCTCTTCTGGAATGTCTAAATCCTCAAGGACCTTAGACAAATACCATATGTAGTATCAGATGACCTCTtttattttcttccttttttcAAATATGTGTAAAGAAAACGTCGATGTTAACCAATACCTTGAAATCTCCTTCAATCTTTCGGCCACCAACAAGAAAAGTGGTACCTGTGCTTTTACATTCGAGAAGTATCTCCAGCATTCTGTTGTAATCTCCTCCGTAATACTTAGGCTACAATGAGTAAACCTAGTTTAGTTAGACAACAAAAATATCCAACTGCCAATTTACTTATGCTGCAATGAGTAAGCTCTGTTAGTGAAGACAATACCATAATATGCTCAAAAGTAAGTACAAAGTGCTGATAGAAACCATAAAGACGAAAGAAACTGCAAATAGTTTCTTACGTTAACAAGCCTTGCTGCAGTGTCTGCACCAATTATAAAAGCGCTTCCTGGGAAAAGTTCCGCTTTCTTATAGAAGTATGGTTGGTTAGATATAATCACATTCTTCCCTGTAGAAATAAGATCAGAGTCATTGAACACTGGACGGAGTTTCCCAAGCAAATAGATACATTATTTCCTAACCATTTCTATCTTAGAAAAAATCAGTTACTCCATCAAAAGCAGTAAATGATAACTGATGACAAAATAAACATAATTTCAGTAAAACCAAAGATGGGTTGCCCAATTAGTCAATCACCATTTCATAGTTTAGTAACATAAACACAAACTCCGGAAAAACGTGACTGGACACTTCTGTAAAGAGACCCCAAG from Miscanthus floridulus cultivar M001 unplaced genomic scaffold, ASM1932011v1 fs_634_1_2, whole genome shotgun sequence carries:
- the LOC136532480 gene encoding reticulon-like protein B9, which produces VVSLLILSEIGSSYSFTSLLYLGFLCAHTLPALYQRYEIEVDHLAARGSEDIKRFYKRIDSNFLNKIPRGPVKTKVK